Proteins encoded within one genomic window of Macrobrachium nipponense isolate FS-2020 chromosome 8, ASM1510439v2, whole genome shotgun sequence:
- the LOC135222859 gene encoding caspase-1-like, giving the protein MDSGNASASAPESSQRGGSHSLSDSPDSTKIGTTNDSADSSRTTAEMPVESSSVYYNMSHKRRGLAIVISYSKFHASLKLTPRPCASHDADLCRASLEQLGYEVRTHLENPKKDELLNILKEASQYDHSDCDSLIAVFMSHGKRDKISNKEYVYAWDGEVLTSQLWENFTAENCPTLAGKPKMFFIQACRGKEGDVGVLLTKTKTTSVTDHVTIQSKKEYLIPLCTDMLIMWATYPGTYSFRSTRNSGREASVFIYFLTKILDKDGGEEDLASMLLSVTRLVGIQYESYSPDEDKNNKKQMPYTMSTLMKKIKFF; this is encoded by the exons CCAAAGAGGAGGGAGCCATTCATTGAGCGACAGCCCAGACTCGACCAAGATTGGAACGACTAATGATTCAGCAGA TTCCAGTCGGACTACTGCCGAAATGCCAGTGGAAAGCTCCAGTGTCTATTACAATATGAGTCACAAAAGAAGAGGTCTTGCAATCGTCATATCCTACAGCAAATTCCACGCCTCCCTCAAG ttgactCCACGTCCATGCGCTTCACATGACGCCGATCTCTGTAGAGCTTCTCTTGAACAACTGGGCTATGAGGTCAGAACTCATTTGGAGAATCCAAAGAAAGATGAGCTGCTAAACATCTTGAAGGAAG CGAGCCAATACGACCACAGCGACTGTGACAGTCTGATAGCCGTCTTTATGAGCCATGGAAAGCGCGACAAAATATCCAACAAGGAATATGTGTATGCCTGGGACGGAGAGGTTCTCACGTCGCAGCTCTGGGAGAATTTCACGGCAGAAAACTGCCCTACATTAGCTGGGAAACCAAAGATGTTCTTCATTCag gcCTGCAGAGGGAAGGAAGGTGATGTAGGAGTTCTGCTGACGAAAACAAAGACCACCAGTGTCACTGATCATGTGACCATTCAGTCtaaaaaagaatacttgattCCTTTGTGTACCGATATGCTCATCATGTGGGCCACGTACCCAG GCACGTACTCTTTCCGCTCCACAAGAAATTCCggaagagaggcaagcgtattcATTTACTTCCTGACCAAAATTCTCGACAAGGACGGCGGCGAAGAAGATTTGGCATCCATGCTGCTCAGTGTTACTCGCTTAGTTGGCATCCAGTACGAGTCTTATTCTCCGGATGaggataaaaataacaaaaaacagatGCCATACACGATGTCGACTCTGATGAAGAAAATCAAGTTCTTTTAA